From a single Mesorhizobium shangrilense genomic region:
- a CDS encoding PRC-barrel domain containing protein, translating to MDHTNHVRLTDAELTSDTLDGATIYGPDDEKIGSVDHVHGSQIIVDVGGFLGIGAKPVAVASRELDFMRDEDGDVHAVTSWTKDQLKAMPEHRD from the coding sequence CGATGCCGAGTTGACCTCGGACACGCTCGACGGCGCCACAATCTACGGGCCCGATGATGAGAAGATCGGTTCCGTCGACCATGTCCACGGCAGCCAGATCATCGTCGATGTCGGCGGCTTCCTGGGCATCGGCGCCAAGCCGGTGGCCGTCGCGTCGCGGGAACTGGATTTCATGCGCGACGAGGATGGCGATGTGCATGCGGTGACCAGCTGGACGAAGGACCAGCTGAAAGCCATGCCCGAACATCGCGACTGA